A genomic region of Canis aureus isolate CA01 chromosome 16, VMU_Caureus_v.1.0, whole genome shotgun sequence contains the following coding sequences:
- the OR5C1 gene encoding olfactory receptor 5C1, with amino-acid sequence MTTENFTWTRVTPAEFILLGITDRWDLRVTLFLIFLPVYLVSLLGNVGMVLLIRMDARLQTPMYFFLANLSLLDACYSSAIGPKMLVDLLLPHATIPYIACALQMFVFAGLADAECCLLAAMAYDRYVAIRNPLLYTTAMSRCVCLALLGASGLSGAVSAFVHTTLTFRLNFCQSREVNSFFCDIPPLLAISCNDTSLNELLLFTVCGFIQTATVLVIAVSYGFIAGVVIRMHSAEGRQRAASTCGSHLTAVAMLYGTLTFMYLRPSSSYALDTDKMASVFYTLVIPALNPLIYSLRNKEVKEAVRKTWSRFCCPGPEH; translated from the coding sequence ATGACTACAGAGaacttcacctggaccagggtTACTCCTGCTGAATTCATCCTCCTGGGCATCACGGATCGCTGGGACCTACGAGTGACCCTCTTCCTGATTTTCCTGCCAGTCTACCTGGTCAGCCTGCTGGGAAATGTGGGCATGGTGCTGCTGATCCGTATGGATGCCCGGCTCCAAACACCTATGTACTTTTTCCTGGCCAACCTCTCCCTGCTGGATGCCTGCTATTCCTCAGCCATAGGCCCCAAGATGCTAGTGGACTTGCTGCTGCCCCACGCCACTATTCCTTACATAGCCTGTGCCCTCCAGATGTTTGTGTTTGCAGGGCTGGCTGATGCTGAGTGTTGCCTGTTGGCAgccatggcctatgaccgctatgtggccatcagAAACCCTCTTCTCTACACAACAGCCATGTCTCGGTGTGTATGCCTGGCCTTGCTGGGAGCATCAGGTCTGAGTGGGGCAGTGAGTGCCTTTGTCCACACAACCCTCACCTTCCGCCTGAACTTCTGCCAGTCTCGGGAGGTCAACAGCTTCTTCTGTGATATCCCTCCACTGCTGGCCATCTCTTGCAATGACACCAGTCTCAATGAGCTCCTCCTCTTCACTGTCTGTGGCTTCATCCAGACAGCCACTGTGTTGGTCATTGCCGTGTCATATGGTTTCATTGCTGGGGTTGTGATTCGCATGCATTCGGCAGAAGGCCGTCAGCGAGCAGCCTCTACCTGTGGCTCTCACCTCACAGCTGTGGCCATGCTGTACGGGACACTTACTTTCATGTACCTGCGTCCCAGCTCCAGCTATGCCCTGGATACCGACAAGATGGCATCTGTGTTCTACACTCTTGTCATCCCAGCTCTCAACCCGCTCATCTACAGCCTCCGCAACAAGGAGGTCAAGGAGGCAGTCAGAAAGACTTGGAGCCGATTCTGCTGCCCTGGTCCAGAGCACTAA